Proteins co-encoded in one Fusarium fujikuroi IMI 58289 draft genome, chromosome FFUJ_chr06 genomic window:
- a CDS encoding related to monocarboxylate transporter 2 — protein MVRQHDTDSLDLKKSPSLDFESSFPCVDVSLQDGIEDTYLQAMDRPPSIRPLSYRSGSFVMDHESDWRAWLCVFGSFLFLVCSAGLNGSIGTIQSYFSDNQLKNNTNSQIGWIIGVYLFLACVPSFLYGSLLDRYGPRLLSAIGGILSIATFLIMGQCKTYWQFMVCFGVFGSIGTGINCTVAIGVVGKLFVRRRGFAMGIAVTGASLGATIFPIILHSTFEHLGWTWSMRIVAIVIASSTSVGFLCFLPFERLVLGTDNYDPYANTGSVFDLSAWKSSSFFFVAFSMLLMEFVNCGIAGLLPAISTSAGFTAKDGFILLSVIGGTSCVSRLIMGRSSDRIGGMNAMVITMVLMVVLISTIFFPFTTSGRPFFYAFAALWGLLSGSFYTMAPICVGKTCAARDYARYYGSTNLLVGVSLLIANPLSALMLEKAGAKPLAFLYLGVTLAALVSIAVARGLVMGNFLVLMRKI, from the exons ATGGTCCGTCAACACGATACCGATTCGCTCGATCTGAAAAAGAGCCCCTCACTCGACTTTGAGAGCTCTTTCCCATGTGTTGATGTTTCTTTACAAGACGGGATTGAAGACACCTATCTTCAGGCCATGGATAGGCCCCCATCCATTCGCCCCTTATCTTACCGATCAGGTTCATTCGTCATGGACCATGAGTCAGACTGGCGTGCGTGGCTCTGTGTCTTTGGCTCATTCCTCTTTCTGGTTTGCTCAGCTG GTTTGAACGGCTCCATCGGCACAATCCAGTCATACTTCAGTGACAACCAACTCaaaaacaacaccaacagccaaATCGGCTGGATCATCGGTGTATACCTATTCCTCGCCTGCGTTCCCAGTTTCCTCTACGGCTCTCTTCTCGATCGTTACGGCCCTCGACTCCTAAGCGCAATCGGAGGTATTCTCTCGATCGCCACTTTTCTCATAATGGGGCAGTGCAAAACATACTGGCAGTTCATGGTTTGTTTCGGTGTCTTTGGCAGTATCGGCACTGGTATCAACTGCACTGTTGCTATTGGAGTGGTGGGAAAGTTATTCGTTCGTCGACGAGGCTTCGCTATGGGCATTGCTGTTACGGGAGCTTCCCTTGGTGCTACCATCTTTCCAATTATTCTTCACTCGACCTTTGAGCATCTTGGTTGGACTTGGTCAATGAGGATCGTGGCGATAGTTATTGCCTCCTCGACGAGTGTTGGATTCCTTTGTTTTCTGCCCTTCGAACGTCTTGTCTTGGGCACCGACAACTATGACCCGTATGCAAATACAGGTTCCGTATTTGATCTCTCGGCATGGAAgagctccagcttcttttTCGTGGCTTTCAGCATGCTCCTGATGGAGTTTGTCAACTGTGGCATAGCCGGTCTGCTCCCAGCTATATCAACCAGCGCTGGTTTCACTGCCAAGGACGGATTCATCCTTCTTTCGGTCATAGGCGGAACCTCATGTGTCAGCCGCTTAATCATGGGCCGTTCAAGCGATCGCATTGGAGGAATGAACGCAATGGTCATCACAATGGTGCTCATGGTCGTTCTGATATCCACCATTTTCTTCCCTTTTACTACATCCGGCCGCCCCTTTTTCTACGCATTCGCAGCACTTTGGGGCCTCCTCTCAGGATCTTTCTATACAATGGCTCCAATTTGCGTCGGCAAAACATGCGCTGCCAGGGATTATGCGAGATATTATG GCTCTACCAACTTGCTTGTAGGAGTGTCGCTTCTTATCGCCAATCCCTTGAGTGCCCTCATGTTGGAGAAGGCGGGCGCAAAGCCTCTGGCGTTCCTCTATCTTGGTGTTACCCTTGCTGCATTGGTGTCGATTGCGGTAGCTCGTGGACTTGTTATGGGGAACTTCCTTGTTCTGATGAGGAAAATTTAG
- a CDS encoding related to L-PSP endoribonuclease family protein produces MSQLKNYTYEGVGEFLTNFLNYAQAVRVGDQLQLSGQGGCFIKDGDLVFAETQLEQIDLAFENVDKALKAAGGKGWEQVFRVNSYHTEITPEVGQRMAENYKKWMPNHKVIWTQIGVRQLGVPTMYCEIEVSAYDPEGANKE; encoded by the exons ATGTCGCAACTCAAGAATTACACTTACGAAGGCGTCGGCGAGTTTCTCACCAACTTCCTCAACTATGCCCAAGCTGTCCGTGTCGGCGATCAACTCCAGCTCAGTGGTCAAG GCGGCTGCTTCATCAAAGACGGTGACCTCGTCTTCGCAGAGACTCAACTTGAGCAAATTGACCTGGCTTTCGAAAATGTGGACAAGGCGCTAAAGGCAGCTGGTGGAAAGGGCTGGGAGCAGGTCTTCAGAGTGAACTCGTACCACACAGAAATCACACCAGAAGTCGGACAGAGAATGGCAGAGAATTACAAAAAGTGGATGCCGAATCATAAGGTCATTTGGACTCAGATTGGAGTGAGGCAACTTGGTGTTCCGACGATGTACTGTGAGATTGAAGTGTCAGCTTATGATCCGGAGGGGGCAAACAAGGAATAA
- a CDS encoding related to BRE4-protein involved in endocytosis: MPPLSETIRNGISDLLARTQLWLNTPNGRGVLKCTVAYTIASLATFVPFLANFLGKPEGKHVVATITVYFHPARSVGSMIEAILIAVVAVAYAEAVSLLSMVTSVFFGSTMHLVTLSHVLVVVVFIGGGFGFMGWVKQRMLNPLVNVGSTLAALAIIGVVTKESHVMSNVFSNEKVLQVFKMLVMGITTTTAVNLLLWRTSARTSLRETMNRVSIPLGDMLYMINNSFLSGSEEGLVSDGFTAASTHYAKSYSQMMKDMREAKFEHYFLGHEEIYEHERTVARSMETLAQALGGLRNATNTQLEQLKHPKPLSPRASGTASPNTARQLFEQFNQSINMSMTGVRQNLCRILHEPQFGQPPSYEINVDEDLRRNLMDSLSTFDTARSDALQGLYDRIEQMASSHESTRANLEEVAAACGHFTFSLQSFGEDVLQYLDVLDDLEYVIIRKSRSWRWLLWWKTGAEEDRNKAIRLFESAEAADSLMRTRQRSVSVPDGSAAVPAPVDLRTWYNAPDLNKILAWFWRNISALFKKMARDDIQFGLKVGIGAALWAMLAFLEETRELYTEWRGEWGLLSFIIVCSFTVGAANTVSLARFIGTIFGAVFSVINWKISHGYALALIPLGWLTSFINFYLVIQHGKASLGRISLLAYNVSTLYAYRVKRKADGNDTTEDGQFSQPDIMEIAKRRAIAVTAGIIWGLVVCRLIWPISARRKFKESLSVLHLQMGLIWKRGPLTVLFRSEGSQSYLKSGEQAALQRYAANLDSLRLAAASEFELRGPFPMEVYGRVLKSTMRILDGFYNMSLVACRKGHLTEGERALLEYTARERAILCDHICQAFQVVASSTMLEYPFADATPSIVSARENLLSKIFEFRKEHPRRLINEGGESSESSQLLVEEKDYALLYAYALVTGQVVDELRLIGKEIGSLFGVLDEDTRLLQ, from the exons ATGCCACCTCTAAGCGAGACCATCCGAAATGGCATCTCCGACTTGTTGGCGCGCACTCAACTCTGGCTCAACACGCCAAATGGCCGTGGCGTGCTAAAGTGCACTGTTGCCTACACCATCGCCAGCCTTGCGACTTTTGTACCGTTTTTGGCGAACTTTCTGGGCAAGCCGGAGGGTAAACATGTCGTTGCTACTATTACGGTGTATTTTCACCCTGCGAGGTCGGTGGGGTCGATGATTGAGGCTATCCTCATTGCTGTCGTGGCGGTTGCTTACGCGGAGGCGGTTTCGCTGTTGTCAATGGTTACTTCGGTCTTTTTCGGATCGACGATGCATTTGGTGACGCTATCGCATGTTTTGGTTGTTGTGGTGTTTATCGGTGGTGGGTTTGGCTTCATGGGTTGGGTGAAACAGAGGATGCTGAACCCTCTCGTCAACGTCGGCAGCACCCTTGCAGCTCTCGCGATAATCGGAGTCGTGACCAAAGAAAGTCACGTAATGTCCAACGTATTCTCTAATGAGAAGGTACTCCAGGTATTCAAGATGCTCGTCATGGGTATCACGACTACGACAGCAGTCAATCTGCTGCTCTGGCGAACGAGCGCCCGCACGTCACTGCGAGAAACGATGAATCGAGTCTCGATACCACTGGGAGATATGCTATATATGATTAACAACAGTTTCCTCAGTGGATCGGAAGAAGGTCTGGTGTCGGATGGATTTACAGCAGCATCGACACATTATGCGAAATCCTATTCTCAAATGATGAAGGACATGAGAGAAGCGAAGTTTGAGCATTATTTCCTTGGACATGAAGAGATTTACGAGCATGAGAGGACTGTTGCGAGATCTATGGAGACCTTGGCACAGGCGCTGGGTGGTTTGAGGAACGCGACGAACACTCAGCTTGAACAGCTCAAGCATCCCAAGCCACTGAGTCCAAGAGCATCAGGCACGGCTTCACCTAACACGGCGCGACAGCTGTTCGAGCAGTTTAACCAATCGATCAATATGTCTATGACAGGTGTGCGACAGAATCTTTGCAGAATTCTTCACGAGCCACAGTTTGGACAACCGCCCAGCTACGAAATTAACGTCGATGAGGATCTACGGCGCAATTTGATGGACTCGCTGAGTACCTTTGACACAGCCAGATCAGATGCCTTACAAGGACTCTACGATCGAATCGAACAAATGGCTTCATCTCACGAATCAACACGCGCTAATCTGGAAGAAGTCGCTGCAGCGTGCGGCCACTTCACCTTCAGTCTTCAATCCTTCGGCGAGGACGTTCTTCAGTACCTCGATGTTCTGGATGATCTCGAGTATGTGATCATACGCAAGAGTCGGAGTTGGAGATGGCTGCTCTGGTGGAAGACaggtgctgaagaagatcggAATAAAGCGATCAGATTATTTGAGTCTGCAGAGGCTGCTGATTCACTGATGCGAACGAGGCAGAGGTCTGTTAGTGTACCTGATGGTTCAGCTGCAGTACCTGCGCCGGTGGATTTGAGGACGTGGTATAATGCGCCGGATCTGAATAAGATACTGGCTTGGTTCTGGAGAAACATCTCTGCGCTTttcaagaagatggcgcGAGACGATA TTCAGTTCGGCCTCAAAGTTGGAATTGGAGCTGCTCTATGGGCTATGCTAGCCTTCCTTGAGGAAACAAGAGAGCTATACACCGAATGGCGTGGTGAATGGGGTCTTTTATCCTTTATAATCGTGTGCAGTTTCACTGTTGGAGCTGCCAACACCGTTAGTTTGGCTCGTTTCATCGGAACGATATTCGGAGCTGTGTTCTCCGTGATCAACTGGAAGATCAGTCATGGTTACGCCTTAGCACTGATTCCTCTTGGCTGGCTGACGAGTTTTATCAACTTTTACCTTGTGATTCAGCATGGGAAAGCTTCTCTTGGGCGAATCAGTCTTCTTGCGTACAATGTGTCGACACTGTACGCATATAGAGTTAAGAGGAAGGCGGATGGGAATGATACGACGGAGGATGGACAGTTCAGTCAACCTGATATCATGGAGATCGCCAAACGCCGAGCCATTGCCGTTACAGCAGGTATCATTTGGGGCCTGGTGGTTTGCCGACTCATATGGCCCATATCAGCCCGCCGAAAGTTCAAAGAGAGTCTGTCAGTGCTTCATCTGCAGATGGGTCTGATCTGGAAGCGAGGGCCCCTCACCGTTCTTTTTCGCAGTGAAGGTTCTCAAAGCTATCTCAAGTCAGGTGAACAGGCTGCCTTACAAAGATACGCCGCGAATCTGGATAGTTTGAGACTTGCCGCCGCTTCAGAGTTCGAGCTACGGGGCCCGTTTCCTATGGAAGTTTATGGTCGTGTTCTGAAAAGCACTATGCGTATCCTCGATGGTTTTTACAACATGAGTCTCGTTGCATGCCGAAAGGGTCATCTCACAGAAGGTGAGAGGGCATTACTTGAGTATACAGCCCGTGAGCGCGCTATTCTGTGCGACCATATCTGCCAGGCCTTTCAGGTAGTTGCCAGCTCAACGATGTTGGAGTACCCTTTTGCAGACGCTACACCAAGCATTGTATCGGCACGCGAGAACTTGTTGAGCAAGATCTTTGAGTTCAGAAAGGAACATCCTCGCAGATTGATCAACGAGGGTGGTGAGAGCAGTGAATCAAGTCAGCTACTTGTAGAGGAGAAAGATTATGCACTGCTCTACGCATATGCGCTTGTTACTGGGCAGGTTGTCGATGAACTACGGTTGATTGGAAAGGAGATAGGGAGTCTTTTCGGTGTTTTGGATGAGGATACCCGGCTTTTGCAGTAA
- a CDS encoding probable potassium transporter hak-1 — MAQPESDVHAGEVLVGIDDDEEKARTIAENDLQGSRKQASMVLLWLSFQATGVIYGDIGTSPLYVYSSTFSAQPSWNDLVGALSIIIWSLTLIVTVKYCFIVLSADDDGQGGTFALYSLLARYTNISRRDPRAIPGTRLQRFETGDLKTGGRSLRELLEKSRTIQFFLQFIGVLGVSMVMADGVLTPAQSVLGAIQGIKVANPHLGTSAIVGISCSILVVLFLIQPFGTSKIGTMFAPIVVIWLLFNLCAGIYNLAVHDYTVLKAFSPHFAFSYLVRNGHEGWKSLGGLLLAFTGVEALFADLGAFSKRAVQLSWVCLTYPCLLIAYIGQAAYISHDKTEQAFTNPFFNTVPPGTLYFSLVIAILAAVVASQAMITSTFQLLTQIMRLSYFPHIKVIHTSQTFHEQVYMPMANWLLMIGTVIITAVYNNTTSLGNAYGVCVITVTFITTCMVSLVATLVWRLPAYVVVPLWLVFASLDAAFLSSVYEKVPEGAWFTLLLAFILSCLFTLWRFGKECQWEAESQDQLTPQALLFPTTATKGPVALASTFGGTPISTVPGLGIFFDKSGIANTLPPSFFQFVIKFAARPAVVVLFNMRPLPVPTVPLTDRYIIRRVSEIDSCYAVTLRHGYTDNILYPGLAQDVVQQIAISIAKGPRNDITAAELDMMKSARNLPIVYILGKETMKICWPSGLSLKSHLRSWLLWSFLWLRENSRAKLADLDIDADKVVEVGFIKEL, encoded by the exons ATGGCTCAACCTGAATCCGATGTACATGCCGGCGAAGTATTGGTCGGTattgacgacgatgaagaaaaagCCCGCACCATTGCAGAAAATGATCTGCAAGGCTCACGCAAGCAAGCAA GCATGGTACTTCTGTGGCTCAGCTTCCAAGCTACAGGCGTCATCTATGGTGACATCGGTACCTCGCCTCTTTACGTCTACTCGTCCACTTTCTCggctcagccttcttggaaCGACCTCGTCGGCGCTCTCTCGATTATCATATGGTCTCTGACTCTCATCGTCACCGTCAAGTACTGCTTCATCGTTCTCAgtgccgatgatgatgggcagGGAGGGACATTTGCTCTGTACAGTCTCTTGGCGAGATATACAAATATTTCAAGACGAGATCCGAGGGCAATACCCGGTACTCGACTGCAGCGGTTCGAAACCGGTGATCTCAAGACTGGTGGCAGGAGTCTccgtgagcttcttgagaaatcTCGGACGATCCAATTCTTCTTGCAATTTATCGGCGTTTTGGGTGTCTCCATGGTTATGGCTGATGGCGTGCTGACCCCAGCTCAGTCTGTCCTAGGAGCTATCCAAGGAATAAAGGTCGCCAATCCACACCTAGGAACCTCTGCCATTGTCGGTATCTCGTGCAGCATACTTGTTGTACTTTTTCTCATCCAGCCATTTGGCACATCCAAGATCGGTACCATGTTTGCTCCAATTGTCGTCATCTGGTTACTGTTCAACCTATGCGCTGGTATCTACAACCTCGCTGTTCACGATTACACTGTCCTCAAGGCATTCAGCCCGCACTTTGCTTTCTCATACCTCGTGCGCAACGGACACGAGGGCTGGAAATCTCTAGGCGGTCTGCTATTGGCCTTTACAGGCGTCGAGGCCTTATTCGCGGACCTAGGAGCATTCAGCAAACGTGCAGTGCAACTTTCGTGGGTGTGCCTGACTTATCCTTGTTTGCTTATCGCATACATAGGACAGGCCGCGTATATATCTCACGACAAGACAGAGCAAGCTTTCACTAACCCCTTCTTTAATACGGTGCCTCCAGGTACTCTGTATTTTAGCTTAGTAATCGCCATCCTCGCAGCCGTTGTTGCTTCGCAAGCCATGATAACTTCGACCTTTCAGCTTCTTACACAAATCATGCGACTCTCATACTTTCCTCACATTAAAGTCATCCATACTAGTCAGACCTTTCACGAGCAGGTCTATATGCCAATGGCAAACTGGCTGCTCATGATCGGTACAGTCATCATCACAGCGGTTTACAACAAT ACCACTTCCCTTGGCAACGCATATGGTGTCTGCGTTATCACCGTCACTTTTA TTACGACGTGCATGGTTTCTCTTGTCGCAACCCTCGTCTGGAGACTTCCTGCATATGTAGTTGTGCCCCTCTGGCTGGTCTTTGCCAGTTTAGATGCTGCCTTTTTATCGTCAGTCTATGAGAAGGTCCCGGAGGGCGCATGGTTCACCCTCCTTCTAGCCTTTAttctctcttgtctctttacCCTGTGGCGTTTCGGGAAAGAGTGCCAGTGGGAAGCAGagtctcaagatcaactcaCACCCCAAGCGCTCTTGTTTCCTACCACTGCCACGAAAGGCCCCGTGGCTTTAGCGTCTACATTTGGTGGAACACCTATCTCTACTGTTCCAGGCCTGGGGATATTCTTCGACAAATCTGGCATCGCCAATACccttcctccttctttcttccagtTCGTCATCAAGTTCGCCGCGCGACCTGCAGTTGTTGTTCTCTTCAACATGCGCCCCCTCCCGGTACCTACAGTCCCGTTGACTGATCGATATATTATCAGACGTGTCTCTGAGATCGATTCGTGCTATGCTGTTACACTACGCCATGGCTACACAGACAACATTTTATATCCGGGTCTCGCTCAGGATGTTGTTCAACAGATTGCGATTTCCATCGCAAAGGGGCCACGCAATGACATCACAGCTGCCGAGCTAGACATGATGAAATCTGCACGGAACCTTCCAATTGTTTACATCCTTGGTAaagagacgatgaagatctgTTGGCCAAGTGGTCTATCCCTCAAGTCCCATCTCCGCTCCTGGCTGCTATGGAGTTTTCTTTGGCTTCGAGAAAACTCTCGAGCTAAGCTTGCTGATCTTGACATTGACGCCGACAAGGTCGTCGAGGTTGGATTCATCAAAGAACTGTAG
- a CDS encoding flavin depend monooxygenase that catalyses the oxidation of rubrofusarin to 9-hydroxyrubrofusarin, giving the protein MDKQPQKVAVIGLGIAGLVAVKNLLEVGFDVTGFERSEYVGGLWHYTEQDKTSVLPSTIINISKERAAFTDFPYPDSTPSHCPSAKVQEYIESYVDHFNFRDKLRLGVSVEKVRRDDAGNRWVVDIKGSEPEYFDKVIMATGGNNRPHIPKVEGMEQFEGDVLHSRAFKRPELYKGKRVIVVGVSNTGADTAAALCGHAEKIWLSRSHGVIVIPRKRDGIPFDHTLTARTMAFMGTFEITFPSLYEIIFNAICKKMQDNAFKIRPEWGLSPAISVLHALPVISDNLIPLLESGDITSVPKIKRVTGPREIELTDGTRLGVDTIIWCTGYEADFSLMDPSIDPTRNTTPKWAEAIGSRGKPLPRLYQNVFSLDYPDSLAFMGNLLVATSAFPISDICTMAIAQIWKGNSPLPSIDEMNRATDQHHETICKLANRGSVVPGWLRQSDWLAWADKAAGSQVYEHLGWGLKGWKLWWNDRALYRMLMDGVFTPFVWRVFDGEGKRKKWDGAREAIEKVNVELAAAKARNKNKKSR; this is encoded by the exons ATGGATAAGCAGCCTCAAAAGGTCGCTGTCATCGGCCTCG GCATCGCTGGCCTTGTCGCTGTCAAAAACTTACTCGAAGTCGGTTTCGACGTGACTGGATTTGAGCGCAGTGAGTATGTCGGAGGTCTTTGGCATTACActgagcaagacaagacatcaGTCTTGCCGA GtaccatcatcaacatctctaAAGAAAGG GCCGCCTTCACAGACTTCCCATACCCAGACTCCACGCCCAGTCATTGCCCGTCCGCCAAAGTGCAAGAGTATATAGAGTCTTATGTAGACCACTTCAACTTTCGCGATAAGCTTCGTTTGGGTGTATCGGTAGAGAAAGTGCGACGCGATGACGCAGGCAATCGCTGGGTGGTAGACATCAAGGGCTCTGAGCCAGAATATTTCGACAAGGTCATCATGGCGACGGGCGGAAACAATCGTCCTCACATTCCCAAGGTCGAGGGCATGGAGCAATTTGAAGGCGACGTTCTACATTCGCGCGCCTTCAAACG ACCAGAGCTCTACAAGGGCAAACGCGTGATAGTTGTTGGCGTCTCCAATACCGGCGCAGACACTGCGGCAGCTCTTTGCGGGCATGCCGAAAAGATATGGCTATCTCGCAGCCATGGTGTTATAGTG ATCCCACGGAAGCGCGATGGCATCCCATTCGACCACACCCTCACAGCGCGCACAATGGCCTTTATGGGAACGTTCGAGATCACATTCCCTTCTCTGTACgaaatcatcttcaacgcgATCTGCAAGAAAATGCAGGACAACGCGTTCAAGATAAGGCCTGAATGGGGTCTTTCTCCTGCAATTTCCGTCCTGCACGCTCTACCCGTCATATCGGACAATCTCATTCCTCTGCTGGAGTCAGGCGACATCACATCAGTCCCGAAAATCAAGCGCGTCACAGGGCCCAGAGAGATTGAGCTAACAGACGGAACGCGTCTGGGTGTTGACACGATCATTTGGTGCACCGGATACGAAGCAGATTTCAGCCTCATGGACCCAAGCATTGATCCCACTCGCAACACAACTCCAAAATGGGCAGAAGCAATCGGATCTCGTGGGAAACCTCTTCCACGACTTTATCAGAACGTGTTTTCGCTCGATTACCCAGATTCGCTGGCCTTCATGGGCAATCTCCTTGTCGCAACAAGCGCATTTCCCATCAGCGATATCTGCACCATGGCCATCGCTCAAATCTGGAAAGGAAACTCTCCCCTCCCCTCAATTGACGAAATGAACCGCGCCACAGATCAGCACCACGAGACAATATGTAAGCTTGCCAATAGAGGCAGCGTGGTGCCTGGTTGGCTGCGACAGTCTGACTGGCTTGCGTGGGCTGACAAGGCAGCTGGGTCCCAAGTGTATGAACATCTCGGGTGGGGATTGAAAGGATGGAAGCTGTGGTGGAATGATCGCGCGCTGTATaggatgttgatggatgGGGTCTTTACGCCGTTTGTGTGGAGGGTTTTTGATGGGGAGggcaagaggaagaagtggGATGGGGCGAGGGAGGCGATTGAGAAGGTGAACGTTGAGTTGGCAGCTGCAAAGGCGAGGaataagaacaagaagagtcGGTAG
- a CDS encoding related to DNA-directed DNA polymerase — protein MPPRNNRPRNSRPDSRPRNDRPLRPDADSYRPGDRYDLPPRPPRDNYGHSDSYRPRVPQGDFTFRVDKPAGMPDFPADYRGPSDRRGPRRDGGRGGRGRGRGGRKWQPPPHPSERALVSGATANMPEERLGEEGAAKFRDVDELSDDDELEMDISSSSETEGPSKKRAKTGDDGSGDAAPKWSNPDPYTALPCPDESTRKKRDMVKLIRKARLEDQSEKLAASTEAEDFISFDLTEDEESSEEEEEAPPPPPREPPPPPPPNAPSGPKAETARLPEKPRAPTNGTLDTSRRNDPLGSRKRTADDEIKPPDYGQLKKATTKPSKGSLLPSWQPKTTEDPCPWDTVDHSATMNMPFRLHKEIIDFYEYVRPRDFEQRIRDNLVENLRKAMRRDGRNFASASVHPFGSFMSGLYLPTADMDLVVCSASFMRGGPPTYLSAKSWLYKFQKFLTSQHVADQHSIEVIAHARVPLVKYVDKQTGLKVDVSFENLGGVNAVDTFLEWKAQYPAMPILVTVIKHFLLMRGLNEPVNGGIGGFTVICLVVSMLQLMPQVQSRNLIPEHHLGEMLLEFFHLYGREFRHDTNAISLTRPIGYIRKSEVRSLTYKNYDRLSIIDPNNSGNDISGGSSNTVAILDRFKGAFHLLRERMDEIARDPNKGNILEVILKGDYSSFRMQRDFLRHVHEKHIGPCSS, from the exons ATGCCTCCGCGCAACAACAGGCCGCGCAACTCGCGTCCCGACTCGCGCCCAAGAAACGACCGTCCTCTGCGTCCCGATGCCGACAGCTATCGACCCGGCGACAGGTACGACTTGCCTCCTCGACCGCCCCGCGACAATTATGGCCACTCCGATTCATACCGCCCGCGCGTGCCGCAGGGCGACTTTACCTTTCGCGTAGACAAGCCGGCTGGTATGCCTGATTTCCCGGCTGATTACCGTGGGCCGTCTGATAGGAGAGGGCCGCGTCGTGATGGTGGTCGTGGTGGCCGAGGTCGgggcagaggaggaaggaAATGGCAACCTCCACCTCACCCGTCCGAACGCGCTTTGGTATCTGGAGCGACTGCGAACATGCCTGAGGAACGACTTGGTGAAGAAGGCGCTGCCAAATTCcgcgatgttgatgagctatcggacgacgacgagctgGAAATGGATATTTCGTCATCCTCCGAGACAGAAGGACCTTCCAAGAAACGTGCAAAGACAGGAGACGATGGATCCGGCGATGCTGCACCTAAGTGGTCAAATCCCGATCCCTACACTGCCCTCCCATGCCCCGACGAGAGCACCCGCAAGAAGCGGGATATGGTCAAGCTGATCCGAAAAGCGCGCCTAGAAGATCAGTCGGAAAAACTGGCTGCTTCAACCGAAGCCGAAGACTTTATCTCGTTTGACCTgacagaagacgaagagagcagcgaagaagaagaggaagcacCGCCGCCTCCCCCGCGCGAACCTCCCCCGCCACCGCCTCCGAACGCGCCCTCCGGACCGAAAGCTGAGACTGCGCGTCTGCCCGAGAAGCCGCGTGCCCCTACTAATGGGACTTTGGATACGTCGCGAAGAAATGATCCGCTGGGATCTCGTAAGCGAactgccgatgatgagatcaagccTCCAGATTATGGACAATTGAAGAAGGCTACGACGAAGCCTTCGAAGGGTTCGCTTTTGCCCAGTTGGCAGCCGAAGACAACAGAGGACCCTTGTCCTTGGGATACTGTCGATCACTCTGCTACCATGAACATGCCATTCCG ATTACACAAGGAGATCATCGACTTCTACGAATACGTCCGACCCCGTGATTTCGAACAGCGAATCCGCGACAACCTCGTCGAGAACCTCCGAAAGGCCATGCGACGCGACGGGAGGAACTTTGCGAGCGCCTCGGTCCACCCCTTCGGTTCCTTCATGTCAGGCCTTTACCTCCCCACCGCAGACATGGATCTGGTGGTCTGTTCCGCAAGCTTCATGCGAGGCGGTCCACCAACGTACCTGTCAGCAAAGAGCTGGCTGTACAAGTTCCAGAAGTTCCTCACCAGCCAACACGTAGCTGACCAACACTCCATCGAGGTTATTGCCCACGCTAGAGTCCCGTTGGTCAAATACGTTGACAAGCAGACTGGTCTCAAGGTTGATGTTTCGTTTGAGAACTTGGGTGGCGTCAACGCCGTCGACACTTTTCTTGAGTGGAAGGCTCAATATCCTGCCATGCCTATCCTGGTAACTGTGATCAAACATTTCCTGCTCATGCGTGGTCTGAATGAACCTGTAAATGGAGGAATTGGTGGTTTCACAGTGATTTGCTTGGTTGTCAGCATGTTGCAGCTTATGCCACAGGTACAAAGTCGAAACCTCATCCCCGAGCATCATCTCGGCGAGATGCTTCTCGAGTTCTTCCACCTCTACGGGCGCGAATTCCGCCACGACACCAACGCCATCTCCCTGACCAGACCAATTGGGTACATCCGAAAG TCCGAGGTCCGAAGCCTCACGTACAAGAACTACGACCGCCTCTCCATCATCGACCCCAATAACTCGGGCAACGACATCTCCGGCGGCTCATCCAACACCGTGGCGATCCTCGACCGCTTCAAAGGCGCCTTCCACCTATTACGTGAGAGAATGGACGAGATTGCCCGTGATCCCAACAAAGGCAACATTCTTGAAGTGATTCTTAAAGGCGACTACTCCTCTTTCAGAATGCAGCGAGATTTCCTCCGCCACGTACACGAGAAGCACATCggaccttgttcttcctgA